A single Osmerus mordax isolate fOsmMor3 chromosome 7, fOsmMor3.pri, whole genome shotgun sequence DNA region contains:
- the sema3b gene encoding semaphorin-3B, which translates to MMTMVMMMAMMVTCSSLLLLGLMAAQVSSATPSSSSSSSSSSSSSSSSSSSPRMKLSYKELQQFHGVRRFELDRSCCFSSLLLDEERGRLFVGARNFLLSLSLDNIAKQEHKIYWPAPVDWREECNWAGKDINTECVNFVKMVHHYNRTHLYACGTGAFHPTCAFVEVGQKVEDHVFRLDPSKVEDGKGKSPYDPRHPAASVLIGDELYAGVATDLMGRDYTIFRSLGKRPSIRTEQHDSRWLNEPKFVGSFWVPESENPDDDKVFFFFRETAVEAQGLGKATYSRIGQLCRNDMGGQRSLVNKWTTFLKTRLICSVPGADGSDTYFDELRDVFLLQTRDRKNPLVYTVFSTSSSVFKGSAVCLYTMNDIRRAFLGPFAHKEGPNYQWVPFQGKVPYPRPGMCPSKTFGSFESTKGFPDDVIQFARHHPLMFNPVYPLNRRPVFLRSNVDYSFTQIAVDRVGAADGQYDVMFIGTDKGTVLKVISVPKESWNNMEELLLEELEVFKDASSIVNMQISSKRQQLYVGSDTGLAQVPLHRCSVYGKACAECCLARDPYCAWDGTSCTRYLPNTKRRFRRQDVRNGDPNTLCSGDHHKQRVAERRLYGVESSSTFLECIPKSLQARVTWTFQKHPHNPREELRLDERVLQTERGLLVRRVLKRDAGLYQCHAMEHGFTQTLLGITLEVVPSSSGAPPLPPDPAPRSPAGPPSTNQKLWYRDFMQLVDHPNLSNIDQICEQVWARKNDKTEKSFADAALQPPPLSPVVRPPHKKWKHLQEVRKGRNRRTHDGKPSPRAPRSAGE; encoded by the exons ATGATGaccatggtgatgatgatggccaTGATGGtgacctgcagctctctgctgctgctgggcctgATGGCTGCACAGGTCTCCTCTgcaacaccctcctcctcctcttcctcctcctcctcctcctcctcttcctcctcttcatcgtcTTCGCCACGCATGAAGCTCTCCTACAAAG AGCTGCAGCAGTTCCACGGTGTGCGGAGGTTTGAGCTGGACCGCTCCTGTTGTTTCAGCTCGCTGCTATTGGACGAGGAGAGGGGGCGGCTCTTTGTGGGCGCACGCAACTTCCTGTTGTCTCTCAGCCTGGACAACATCGCCAAGCAGGAGCATAAG ATCTACTGGCCCGCCCCTGTcgactggagggaggagtgcAACTGGGCAGGAAAGGACATCAAC ACGGAGTGTGTGAACTTTGTGAAGATGGTGCACCACTATAACCGTACCCACCTGTATGCCTGTGGCACCGGAGCTTTCCATCCCACCTGCGCCTTTGTAGAGGTGGGCCAGAAAGTAGAG gaccaTGTGTTCAGGCTGGACCCCTCCAAGGTGGAGGATGGGAAGGGGAAAAGCCCCTACGACCCTCGTCACCCTGCAGCCTCTGTCCTCATCG GGGACGAGCTGTATGCGGGCGTGGCCACAGACTTAATGGGGCGGGACTACACCATCTTCCGTAGCCTGGGGAAACGGCCCTCAATACGCACTGAACAACATGACTCTCGTTGGCTTaacg aaCCGAAGTTCGTGGGTTCCTTCTGGGTTCCTGAGAGCGAGAACCCAGATGATGACAAGgtgttcttcttcttcagagAGACGGCGGTGGAGGCCCAGGGTCTGGGAAAGGCCACCTACTCTCGTATAGGACAGCTCTGCAGG aacgACATGGGGGGCCAGCGGAGCCTGGTGAACAAGTGGACGACCTTCCTGAAGACTCGTCTCATCTGCTCGGTGCCGGGAGCAGACGGCAGTGACACCTACTTTGACGAGCTGC GGGATGTGTTCCTGCTGCAGACCAGAGACAGGAAGAACCCTCTGGTTTACACCGTCTTCTCCACTTCCAG CAGTGTGTTCAAGGGCTCGGCCGTGTGTCTCTACACCATGAACGACATCCGCAGGGCCTTCTTGGGGCCCTTCGCCCACAAGGAGGGACCCAACTACCAGTGGGTCCCCTTCCAGGGCAAGGTGCCCTACCCTCGCCCTGGCATG TGTCCCAGCAAAACGTTCGGCAGCTTCGAGTCCACCAAGGGTTTCCCTGACGACGTGATCCAGTTTGCGCGCCACCATCCCCTCATGTTCAACCCGGTGTACCCCCTGAACCGCCGGCCCGTATTCCTGCGCTCCAACGTGGACTACAGCTTCACCCAGATCGCCGTGGACAGGGTGGGTGCCGCCGACGGCCAGTACGACGTCATGTTCATCGGGACGGACAAGGGCACCGTGCTGAAGGTGATCTCCGTCCCCAAGGAGAGCTGGAACAAcatggaggagctgctgctggaggagctggaggtcttcaag GATGCCTCCTCTATCGTCAACATGCAGATCTCATCGAAGCGG cAACAGCTGTATGTGGGTTCAGACACGGGTCTGGCCCAGGTGCCCCTGCATCGCTGCAGTGTCTACGGGAAGGCGTGTGCTGAGTGCTGCCTGGCCAGGGACCCCTACTGCGCCTGGGACGGGACGTCCTGCACACGCTACCTCCCCAACACCAAACG GCGCTTCCGACGCCAGGACGTGAGGAACGGAGACCCCAACACGCTGTGTTCAGGAG ACCACCACAAGCAGCGCGTGGCAGAACGCAGGCTGTACGGCGTGGAGAGCAGCAGCACCTTCCTGGAGTGCATCCCCAAATCCCTGCAGGCCCGCGTCACCTGGACCTTCCAGAAACATCCGCACAACcccagagaagag ctgcgTCTGGACGAGCGCGTCCTGCAGACGGAACGCGGCCTGCTGGTGAGGCGCGTCCTAAAGAGGGACGCCGGCCTGTACCAGTGCCACGCCATGGAGCACGGCTTCACCCAGACCCTGCTGGGCATCACCCTGGAGGTTGTCCCGTCCTCCTCCGGCGCCCCCCCgctgccccccgaccccgcccCCCGCTCTCCGGCCGGCCCGCCCTCCACCAATCAGAAGCTGTGGTACCGCGACTTCATGCAGCTTGTGGACCACCCCAACCTCAGCAACATCGACCAGATCTGTGAGCAGGTGTGGGCGCGCAAGAACGACAAAACAGAGAAGAGCTTTGCTGATGCCGCCCTGCAGCCCCCGCCCCTCAGCCCGGTAGTCCGGCCCCCCCACAAGAAGTGGAAACATCTgcaggaggtgaggaagggccGCAACCGCCGAACCCACGACGGGAAACCCTCCCCCCGGGCTCCACGCAGCGCAGGGGAGTAA